One Bacteroidales bacterium DNA segment encodes these proteins:
- a CDS encoding tetratricopeptide repeat protein produces MNNVFSINRDSFLRYVRFIVCGLLFVVIGFRVAAENNQNVIDKANQLYQKGKYEDALKLYKKVIDSGFEAAELYYNIGNAYYKTNNIPSAILYFEKAKKLSPNDDAIDHNIYIANLKTLDKIEVIPKFFIARWFNKIGDFYSTDRWAKAIIFSFIILLLSLSVFIFTRSVFLKKLSFSLMLIFFIATVFIFVFAQIQYSKVKDNKEAIIFLPSVTTKSSPDEKSTDLFILHEGTKVKITDNINEWSEIKLPNGSIGWLKSNSFEVI; encoded by the coding sequence ATGAATAATGTTTTTAGCATAAATCGAGATTCTTTTCTCCGTTATGTGAGGTTTATTGTTTGTGGTTTATTGTTTGTGGTTATTGGTTTTAGAGTTGCTGCTGAGAATAACCAAAACGTAATTGATAAAGCAAATCAATTATATCAGAAAGGAAAATACGAGGATGCATTGAAGTTATACAAAAAGGTTATTGATAGCGGATTCGAAGCTGCCGAATTGTATTACAATATCGGTAATGCGTATTATAAAACGAACAATATTCCATCGGCAATTTTATATTTCGAAAAAGCAAAAAAACTTTCTCCCAATGACGACGCCATTGACCATAATATTTATATTGCAAATCTGAAAACTCTTGATAAAATTGAAGTGATACCAAAGTTTTTTATTGCAAGATGGTTTAATAAAATTGGGGATTTTTATTCCACTGACAGATGGGCAAAGGCAATAATATTTTCATTTATAATTTTATTATTGTCTTTATCAGTATTTATTTTTACTCGTTCTGTTTTTCTAAAAAAACTATCATTCAGTTTAATGTTGATATTTTTTATTGCTACGGTTTTCATATTTGTTTTTGCACAAATACAATATAGCAAAGTAAAAGATAATAAAGAAGCAATTATATTTCTGCCGAGTGTAACTACAAAAAGCTCTCCCGACGAAAAAAGCACCGACCTTTTCATACTTCACGAAGGAACAAAAGTTAAAATAACAGATAATATCAACGAATGGAGCGAAATAAAACTTCCCAACGGCTCTATTGGCTGGCTCAAATCAAATTCGTTTGAAGTGATTTAG